One segment of Corynebacterium atrinae DNA contains the following:
- the sufU gene encoding Fe-S cluster assembly sulfur transfer protein SufU: MNLESMYQEVILDHYKNPQHAGLRDPYEAEVHHVNPSCGDELTLRVHLSEDGSTVEDVSYHAQGCSISQASTSVMAEEVIGVPIDEAMAKLAEFDKMITSRGTATGDEDIIGDGIAFSGVAKYPARVKCALLGWKAFQAATAEALNERG, translated from the coding sequence ATGAATCTGGAATCGATGTACCAGGAAGTGATCCTGGACCACTACAAGAATCCTCAACACGCCGGCCTCCGTGACCCTTATGAGGCCGAGGTTCACCACGTCAACCCATCCTGCGGTGACGAGCTCACTCTCCGAGTCCACCTCTCGGAAGACGGCTCGACGGTAGAAGACGTCTCCTACCATGCACAAGGATGCTCGATCTCCCAGGCGTCGACCTCCGTCATGGCCGAGGAAGTCATTGGCGTTCCCATTGATGAAGCAATGGCAAAACTCGCCGAGTTTGACAAGATGATCACCTCCCGCGGCACCGCCACCGGCGACGAAGACATCATCGGCGATGGGATTGCCTTCTCCGGTGTCGCCAAATATCCGGCCCGCGTGAAGTGCGCCCTGCTTGGCTGGAAAGCCTTCCAGGCCGCCACCGCTGAAGCCCTCAACGAAAGGGGTTAA
- the sufD gene encoding Fe-S cluster assembly protein SufD, with protein sequence MQARTIETEAVRNATPHNNKGDLFTSFNVDDFPIPGGRDEVWRFIALRRIRGLHNGTFAEAVEQDVRVDAPAGVIVDTLTPGDARLGRAGAPVDRVAAQAWTSMPSAQYVGFAKDSVTTEPVAITITGRGEGVTSFGATVIEVEAGAQATVTLNYRGSGTHADNIEMIVGDNANLTVVVDADWDNDAVHLSGQIAQLGRDAVLRHNVATFGGEIVRIVPRVKFTAPGADAEMLGVYFADDGQYFENRLLVDHSVPNCRSNVMYKGALQADPTSDNPEARTCWVGDVLIRANAQGTDTYEVNRNLLLTEGARADAIPNLEIETGEIAGAGHAATVGRFDDDQVFYLMARGIPESQARRLIIRGFFSEVINRIPVESIREVLEARVASELESVHA encoded by the coding sequence ATGCAAGCAAGGACAATCGAGACCGAAGCGGTCCGCAATGCAACCCCGCATAACAACAAGGGTGACCTGTTCACCTCGTTCAACGTCGATGATTTCCCCATTCCGGGTGGTCGCGACGAAGTGTGGCGGTTTATTGCTTTGCGACGGATCCGTGGCCTCCACAATGGCACCTTCGCCGAGGCCGTAGAGCAGGATGTGCGTGTCGACGCCCCCGCGGGCGTCATCGTAGACACCCTCACCCCGGGCGATGCGCGCCTCGGGCGCGCTGGCGCGCCCGTCGATCGAGTCGCCGCGCAGGCTTGGACTTCCATGCCTTCGGCCCAGTACGTCGGGTTCGCCAAGGATTCCGTCACCACCGAGCCGGTCGCCATCACGATCACCGGCCGCGGCGAAGGAGTCACCTCCTTCGGCGCCACCGTCATTGAGGTGGAGGCTGGCGCTCAGGCGACGGTCACGCTCAACTACCGCGGCTCGGGCACCCACGCCGACAATATTGAGATGATCGTTGGCGACAACGCCAACCTCACCGTCGTCGTCGACGCCGATTGGGACAACGACGCCGTCCACCTGTCCGGTCAGATCGCGCAGCTCGGCCGCGACGCTGTCCTGCGCCACAACGTGGCCACCTTCGGCGGCGAGATCGTTCGCATCGTCCCCCGGGTGAAGTTCACTGCCCCGGGCGCAGATGCCGAGATGCTCGGTGTCTACTTCGCGGATGACGGACAGTACTTCGAAAACCGCCTCCTCGTGGACCACTCGGTGCCGAATTGCCGTTCCAACGTGATGTACAAGGGCGCCCTGCAGGCGGACCCGACCTCCGATAATCCGGAAGCCCGCACCTGCTGGGTAGGCGACGTGCTCATCCGGGCCAACGCCCAGGGCACCGACACCTATGAGGTCAACCGCAACTTGCTGCTCACCGAAGGTGCGCGGGCGGATGCCATCCCGAACCTTGAGATCGAGACCGGCGAGATCGCCGGTGCTGGACACGCCGCCACCGTCGGTCGTTTTGACGACGACCAGGTCTTCTACCTCATGGCTCGCGGTATCCCCGAGTCCCAGGCTCGCCGACTCATCATCCGAGGCTTCTTCTCCGAGGTCATCAACCGAATTCCGGTGGAGTCCATTAGGGAAGTCCTAGAAGCTCGCGTTGCCTCTGAGCTCGAATCCGTCCACGCCTAA
- a CDS encoding metal-sulfur cluster assembly factor, protein MSEENTTSASNFDGARERPEQTPEQEALTFDVEEYMRDVIDPELGINVVDLGLVYDIWIEEEGEEKTAVVNMTLTSPACPLTDVIEDQTQSAVVGNGIVDKLELNWVWMPPWGAHMITEDGREQLRALGFAV, encoded by the coding sequence ATGTCCGAAGAAAACACCACCTCTGCTTCCAACTTCGACGGTGCCCGCGAGCGCCCTGAACAGACCCCGGAGCAGGAAGCCCTCACCTTCGACGTTGAGGAGTACATGCGCGACGTCATCGACCCTGAGCTTGGCATCAACGTCGTCGACCTGGGCCTCGTCTACGACATTTGGATCGAAGAAGAGGGCGAAGAGAAGACGGCCGTGGTCAACATGACCCTCACCTCCCCGGCCTGCCCCCTGACCGATGTCATTGAAGACCAGACGCAATCCGCAGTGGTGGGGAACGGGATCGTCGATAAGCTCGAACTGAATTGGGTGTGGATGCCCCCGTGGGGCGCTCACATGATCACCGAAGACGGCCGCGAGCAGCTGCGCGCCCTCGGCTTCGCGGTGTAG
- the sufC gene encoding Fe-S cluster assembly ATPase SufC yields the protein MSTLEIKNLHAQVLPSDDSSEPKPILKGVNLTINSGETHAVMGPNGSGKSTLAYTIAGHPRYEVTEGEVLLDGVNILDLEVDERARAGLFLAMQYPTEIPGVSSSNFMRTAVSAVRGEAPKLREWVKELNSARDFLHIDKSFGERSVNEGFSGGEKKRHEVLQLDLLKPKFAIMDETDSGLDVDALRIVSDGINRYQEETNGGILMITHYKRILNYVQPDFVHVFADGKIVATGGSEFADKLEAGGYDQFLQ from the coding sequence ATGTCCACTCTGGAAATCAAAAACCTGCACGCCCAGGTCCTGCCCTCGGACGACTCCTCCGAGCCTAAGCCCATCCTCAAGGGTGTCAATCTGACCATCAACTCGGGCGAGACCCACGCCGTCATGGGCCCCAACGGCTCCGGTAAGTCCACCCTGGCGTACACCATCGCTGGTCACCCACGCTACGAGGTCACCGAGGGTGAGGTGCTTCTTGACGGCGTGAACATCCTCGACCTGGAGGTCGACGAGCGCGCCCGCGCCGGCCTCTTCCTGGCCATGCAGTACCCCACGGAGATCCCCGGCGTGTCCTCCTCCAACTTCATGCGCACCGCCGTGTCCGCCGTTCGCGGCGAGGCCCCGAAGCTGCGCGAATGGGTCAAGGAACTCAACTCGGCCCGCGATTTCCTTCACATCGACAAATCCTTCGGTGAGCGCTCCGTCAACGAGGGCTTCTCCGGCGGTGAGAAGAAGCGCCACGAGGTGCTCCAGCTGGACCTGCTCAAGCCCAAGTTCGCCATCATGGATGAAACCGACTCCGGCCTCGACGTCGACGCTCTGCGTATCGTCTCCGACGGAATCAACCGCTACCAGGAGGAGACCAACGGCGGCATCCTCATGATCACGCACTACAAGCGCATTCTTAACTACGTCCAGCCCGATTTCGTGCACGTCTTCGCCGATGGCAAGATCGTCGCCACCGGTGGGTCTGAGTTCGCCGACAAGCTTGAGGCCGGCGGATACGACCAGTTCCTGCAATGA
- a CDS encoding cysteine desulfurase codes for MSKHLDVDKLRAQFPILQRTVRDGRPLVYLDSGATSQRPERVWKAEEHFVLHTNAPVHRGAYQLAEEATDAYEAAREKIAAFVGAEGHEIAFVKNATEGLNLVSYVLGDDRAGQWRITADDTVVVTELEHHANLVPWQELCRRTGATLKWYKSTDDGRIDLNSLELDDTVKVVAFTHQSNVTGAVADVAEIVRRAKAVGALTVLDACQSVPHMPVDFHELDVDFAAFSGHKMCGPSGVGVVYAKAPLLDELPPFLTGGSMIEVVHMDGSTYAPAPQRFEAGTQMTSQVVALGEAVDFLSEVGMDNIHAHEQELTAYALEKLSSVPGLRILGPLGTDNRGGAVSFDVNGIHPHDLGQVLDDQGVCIRVGHHCAWPTHRALSAQSTARASFYLYNTRDEVDTLVDAINHARDFFGVS; via the coding sequence ATGAGCAAGCACTTGGACGTCGATAAGCTGCGGGCGCAGTTTCCCATCCTGCAGCGCACCGTCCGCGATGGGCGCCCGCTGGTGTATTTGGACTCCGGCGCGACCTCGCAGCGCCCGGAGCGAGTGTGGAAGGCCGAGGAGCACTTCGTCCTGCACACCAATGCTCCTGTCCACCGCGGTGCTTACCAGCTCGCGGAGGAAGCGACCGACGCCTACGAGGCCGCCCGCGAGAAGATCGCGGCGTTCGTCGGCGCCGAGGGCCACGAGATTGCGTTCGTGAAAAATGCCACCGAAGGTCTCAACCTTGTCTCCTACGTGCTTGGCGACGACCGCGCGGGGCAATGGCGCATCACCGCCGACGACACCGTCGTGGTCACCGAATTGGAGCACCACGCCAACTTGGTGCCGTGGCAGGAGTTGTGCCGCCGTACCGGTGCCACCCTCAAGTGGTACAAGTCAACCGACGACGGCCGCATTGACCTCAATTCCCTCGAACTCGACGACACCGTCAAGGTCGTGGCGTTTACCCATCAGTCGAACGTGACGGGTGCGGTGGCCGACGTGGCCGAAATCGTCCGTCGGGCCAAAGCTGTCGGCGCGCTCACTGTGCTCGATGCCTGCCAGTCTGTGCCGCACATGCCGGTCGACTTCCACGAGCTTGACGTAGATTTTGCGGCGTTCTCCGGGCATAAGATGTGTGGCCCTAGTGGCGTCGGGGTCGTCTACGCTAAGGCCCCGCTGCTCGACGAACTGCCCCCGTTCCTGACGGGCGGTTCGATGATCGAGGTTGTCCACATGGACGGCTCCACTTATGCCCCCGCGCCCCAGCGATTCGAGGCCGGAACGCAGATGACCAGCCAGGTCGTCGCGCTCGGGGAAGCCGTGGACTTTCTCTCCGAGGTCGGGATGGACAATATTCACGCCCACGAGCAGGAACTGACGGCTTATGCCTTGGAGAAGCTGTCCAGCGTTCCGGGCTTGCGAATCCTTGGGCCCCTGGGCACCGACAATCGCGGTGGGGCAGTGTCCTTCGACGTGAATGGGATCCACCCCCACGACCTTGGCCAGGTCCTCGACGACCAAGGCGTGTGCATCCGGGTCGGGCACCATTGTGCGTGGCCGACCCACCGGGCGCTATCCGCCCAGTCCACTGCTCGCGCCAGCTTCTACCTCTACAACACGCGCGATGAGGTTGATACCCTCGTCGACGCCATCAACCACGCTCGAGACTTCTTCGGAGTGAGCTAA